In Leptolyngbya sp. O-77, the genomic window TAACGATCGCCTCTACTCTCTGAAAGATGGGTTCCAGAAAGTCTAGAAAAGAGCCGAGATCAAGTTTGACGTTATCAAAGCTGATAGTGGGGCGATCGCCCAGCAAGCCGGTATTTTGAGCCAGCACTAAGCTTTTAGATGAGGCTGGAGCTACAATTGGGTCGCCAAAGTTCCATTGCAGGTTAAAGTCCGTGCTGATGGAAGGCAAAAACTTCGTGCCCAGATCGGTTTTCAGCGTGAGATTAACATTGGCAGCACCGCCCAGTTTCCAGTCAATTAAATCCTTTGGGTCAACAACTTCAAGCTCTGTTGTTGTTAACTGATCGTCGGCATCTTTGAGATCAATCGTGAACTTTCCGCTGAATTTTGTGGGTATATTTCCATCACCGTCTGCGTCTTGCCCTGCATTGTCGGGATTATCGTCTGCATCCTCATCGGTAACTGCTACTTTGAGGAAACCGAGAACCCCTGCTTCAGCTTTCATGTCGGGGATTGTGGCATCCAGCGTAATGGTTAGCTCGTCTGGGTCTTTGGTATTTACATAAAACCCATCAGTTGCATTGATGCCAAAACCCACATCCAAAGAGAACCCTAGCTGAGTTTTGACATCGCCTTCGACCTCTAAACCTAGTCCCGGCAACCCCAGATTAAAATTAACGGGTAATGTGAGTAATTCGAGCGATCGCCCCAATTTCAAGTTAATGCTGAGATTATCGCTGCTCTCGCTAACCTGGACATCCTGCTTATCAACATCGCCATCTCCATCCAGATCCTGAAGCCATCCAGTTTCATCTAGCGCCTCGTAGAGTTTCTGCTGAATAAAAGCAGAAGTTACAGGTTCTCCAGTGCCCTGGGCAAACTTTTCTCGAATCTCGTCTCGAAGCGTAGTTAGAAATTTTGCTGCCGGGTCGCTCGTCTCCTTGAGATGATTGCCGATCAGCGGCAGACTATTTGCAAGGACAATGGTATCAATTGCAGTTTGCAATTTTTCTAGAAACGCATCAACACCAGGCTGAAAAACCTCTAGATTTTCTCCCAAATAGGTTCCAGAAGCTGAAGTTTCAACATTCATGTTATTAATTCCAGAAATTAAGTGAGCTGCTTTTGGGGCTGCGGGCGAGTTCTCGTCAGCTCAGCCAGGTAAGCTACTTGCTGAATCCAACGGCTTTTAACTAAAAACAAGAAAATCAGTATTGGTCAGCTCTAGATTGGGAGATAGCGCAGCAATTTGAGTCTGAATTGCCGTCGTGCCGCTGCCGTCAGCGTCAAAAAAGAGCGCTCCCGTTGTGGGATTGTAGATAAACTGCTGCGTCGCAGTCGAAGCGCTGCTCCCGATAGTAAATCGGTCAGGAGACAGCACCCCTCCTACCAAAGTTGTGTCAAACCCTCTGGAAGAAACGGCGATTTTGTCGCCTTGAATCAAACTAAAATCTGTGATGACATCGTTTCCAGCTTCTGGTCGAGAAAAGGCAAATACATCTGCCCCTCCTCCACCTGTGAGTACGTCATCTCCGAAGCCACCGTCTAGTCGATTATTTCCCACATCGCCAATAATTTGGTCGTTTGCTTGGGTTCCAAATACGTTCTCAATGTTGCGAATGATATCCTGGCTGCCGTCGCTATACGTCACATCGCCCTGAACTAGATTGACCACTGCGGCAATGTTCAAGTCACCCAAGTTGACAGAATCAATGCCCAATCCGCCATCGATAGTGTCTTCTCCTAAACCACCAAGGAGCATATCATTTCCGGCTCCGCCAAAGAGAGAATCATTGCCCTCTTCACCGTCTAAATAATTGTTCTCAGCATCGCCAATTAGCGTGTCATCAAATGCACTGCCAGTAGCCCCTTCAAAGTTCAGAATCGTTTCAGATATATCCTCGCCAAGTGAGTTTTTATAGGTCACTCGGTTTGTTGTCAAATCTATTGTTGCGCCTGCGGGCAGATCGCCTAATAGCACCAGGTCAATCCCATCACCGCCGTCCAGCAGATCAATCCCGGTATTCCCTGCCAGAGTGTCATTTCCCGCACCGCCCACGAGGATGTCATTGCCTGCCAATCCAGATAATCGGTTGTCCCCTTCATCACCGACTAAACGGTCTCTTTGTGCAGTTCCTTGCAGTTGTTCAATGCTGATCAAAACTTCCGAAACTGCAACTCCGTTAGAAATATAAAAGACTCGCTCCTGGGTCAGATCAGCAATGACATCAACCTCTAAATCAAGCCTGATGTCTGCGTTTAAATCGCTTAAAATTGCCAGATCTTCGCCATCGCCGCCATCTAGTTGGTCAATGCCTGCGCCACCTGTTAGCTGGTCGTTGCCTGCGCCACCCCGAAGGATGTCATTTCCGGCTCCACCAATTAGGAAGTTGTTGTGGTCATCTCCCAGCAGCACGTCGTTGAAGGGTGTTGCAATGACCCCTTCCATGTTGAGGATGAGTTCGGTCTGTAGGTTTCCGGCGGAATCTAGATAGGTAAAATTCTTGGCTGCAAAGTCAACCGTTACAGCAGCGGTCATTTCTTCGAGGGTGAAACCATCGATTCCGCTGCCGCCATCCAGCAAATCAATGCCGTCGCCACCGTTCAATATGTCGTTATCTGCGCCGCCTTGCAGGATATCGTCACCTGTGCCCCCGCTGAGCCGATCGATTCCTGCCTGTCCTACAAGCTGATTATTGGCTGCGTCACCGATCAGGAGATCGTTAAACTGAGTGCCTACAATATTCTCAATATTGCGAATGGTTTCAGTGAGAGTCTGTGTACCCCCAAGCGGCAGATAGGTAAACGTCTGAGTTTCTAAATTCACTCTGACGTTACGCTCGGCATCGGAAAGGTAGGCAGTATCGATTCCATCACCACCGTCTAGCGAGTCTGCGCCAATGCCGCCAAAAAGCAGATCGTCTCCTGCACCACCAACCAGCGTATCGTCTCCTGCGCCGCCGACCAGAACATCATCTCCAACGTCGCCTTCTAATAGATTATTTTCTGTGTCGCCCAGCAGAAAACGATCCTCTGCTGTTTCAAGAAGCAGGATTGCTGCTGTATTTCTTTGCATGTTGCCTCAATAGGTTTGCTTATGGGACGAGTGATGCGCGATCGCCCTCTAACTGCTATTCGCATTGAATTGTATGGCAAGGGGATGAGACTGTCAGGGCGATAAAGTCGTGACTGCAAAATAACGAGGTCGGAATAAGCCGCAAAAAGTCGTGAAAAGCCGTATAGTTTTGAAAAATCGACTAAACGTACCGAGTCCGGCGATACACTGCGTGGTGTGAACCTATGGATCTGGATGAGTTGATCAGGGTTGCGGATGCTGTTGTTCGGCAAGAACTGAAACGACCGCTGAGCGATTTGGAGCGCTATGTGCTGCAAGAGTCGTTTAAGGGCAAAAGCTACGAGCAAATGACAGACGGCTGGGCTTTTAAGACGGTGAAAGATGCAGGTTCGCGGCTGTGGAAATGTTTTTCTCAGGCGCTTGGAGATGGCGTAAAAGTTCAGAAGTCTACGTTTCAGATGGCGCTAGTGCGCTTGTCAGAGCGGCTGGGGCATCGCCCGCCCGAACCTGCTCAAGCGGCTCTCTTTCCAGACTCATCCCTTCAAAAAAAGGCAGTTAACTTACCTGCCAATCCATTTGGCGATCGCGGCCGTATTACCGACCCTTCTCGATTCTTTGACCGATATGAGATTCTCAGGCAGATCTTTGAAGCGTTGCATCGAGGGGCTAGTGTGTCGCTTGTGGGCGAGTCGCGGATAGGAAAGTCTTCTTTGCTGGCGATGATTTGTGCCCAGGGTCCAAAAGAGCTTCAGCTATCGCCCACCGCCTTTGTGCAGCTCAATATGCAGTCGATTCGAGATGAAGCTGAATTTTTTGAAGCGCTGTGTCAGGAACTGGGCATCGAGCCGCCCTGTCGGGGCTATGCG contains:
- a CDS encoding calcium-binding protein, whose translation is MQRNTAAILLLETAEDRFLLGDTENNLLEGDVGDDVLVGGAGDDTLVGGAGDDLLFGGIGADSLDGGDGIDTAYLSDAERNVRVNLETQTFTYLPLGGTQTLTETIRNIENIVGTQFNDLLIGDAANNQLVGQAGIDRLSGGTGDDILQGGADNDILNGGDGIDLLDGGSGIDGFTLEEMTAAVTVDFAAKNFTYLDSAGNLQTELILNMEGVIATPFNDVLLGDDHNNFLIGGAGNDILRGGAGNDQLTGGAGIDQLDGGDGEDLAILSDLNADIRLDLEVDVIADLTQERVFYISNGVAVSEVLISIEQLQGTAQRDRLVGDEGDNRLSGLAGNDILVGGAGNDTLAGNTGIDLLDGGDGIDLVLLGDLPAGATIDLTTNRVTYKNSLGEDISETILNFEGATGSAFDDTLIGDAENNYLDGEEGNDSLFGGAGNDMLLGGLGEDTIDGGLGIDSVNLGDLNIAAVVNLVQGDVTYSDGSQDIIRNIENVFGTQANDQIIGDVGNNRLDGGFGDDVLTGGGGADVFAFSRPEAGNDVITDFSLIQGDKIAVSSRGFDTTLVGGVLSPDRFTIGSSASTATQQFIYNPTTGALFFDADGSGTTAIQTQIAALSPNLELTNTDFLVFS
- a CDS encoding AAA family ATPase; translated protein: MDLDELIRVADAVVRQELKRPLSDLERYVLQESFKGKSYEQMTDGWAFKTVKDAGSRLWKCFSQALGDGVKVQKSTFQMALVRLSERLGHRPPEPAQAALFPDSSLQKKAVNLPANPFGDRGRITDPSRFFDRYEILRQIFEALHRGASVSLVGESRIGKSSLLAMICAQGPKELQLSPTAFVQLNMQSIRDEAEFFEALCQELGIEPPCRGYALRRKLKDTHHILCLDEVERMSHSDDFSGRERTELRGLADGANAPLTLVTASRLPLSQLFPDSPEQTSPLAGICQTIQVEPFSPAIAQSFIMHRLQNNPIQFTSAQIHQLIAQSGGHPARLQESASDLYRQLLEA